The genomic segment AGGTCGATCGGGCCAGAAATACTGCACGATGTTAGGATGATCCACCAGCTGGTTCATGGAGTGGAGTCGCTTTTCTGAGGAGACAAAGAGTAAGAAAGTGCATGtgtaaattcagtttaaagaaaaaaacatatgattCATTAGTTTAAAAATCAAGAATTAGATGATttgcttcatcaggactgtgttgGTGTGGTTTGATCTTTAGGAAACATAAGCAACAATCCCACAGCTGTCATCACATTTTGACTCAAATGTTGttaaatcctgattggtgcacagaTCATGTGACTTTGAACCAGTgtgaaaaaacatgttaaaaaaccAAAAGTCTTCTCACTTTGGTAGAAAACAGTGTATTAATGAAGCAGCCATTTGcatgaagaaagaaacagattGAGAAAATAGGCTTCCAGGGCCTTTAGAGTTTCATTAGTAATTTTGACTAAAAAAACACGATCCCTACAGTGCAGTCGcaacagatggaaaaaataCAGTGTAATTGCAATCATTTGTCAACACAGTTGGCACATTGGCCTCCATACAATGATGGCTATCTGTAATATGACTAACACATTAATGACTTGTAATGACAGTGACTGATAGCTGATTTATGGGTGTTTGTGGCACACCTTCAGCAGAGCAAAAAGCCCCACATAGCACTACATTTTACAATAATTGCAAAATATTGGATCATTTACCAATGTTCTGCAGTCTGGAGAGCCAGGGTGTTGTGCTGGGGAACTGGTTGCCAAAGTGAGGGCCAGGAGCTCCGATCAGGtccaacaacacaaacagatccTGGAGAAGAAGAGACGGGGAGGGGGCGGGGTTGAACAACACTGATGAGAGCTCTCATGAGAAACTTTCCCTGCACATCCTGAAGATAAGTCCCTGACCACAAGCCTGTTCCCATAATAATCACACCTCAGAGCCACTGCTTTGAGGTGGCGTCTCACATCACACTTGTCTAttcacacgcatgcacacacacgtgcacagacTTGATACTGTCTgctttatctctgtctgtccacacaGGCATGTCTCCATTTGTTGATAAACAGTTGCTCGATCTCAGCATTTCTACGATAAAGAAACATATACCAATTAAAGTGACGTCTTGTTATCATAGACTGTATAATAGATGACGCTTGAGATCAAGACACCCAATCCCCCCACATGATAAATTGAGTGGCTTTGTGAGCTTTTGATATTTCCTTACATTACAGAACTATTTAAGACATGTGCCTTCCCAGGTGTCTgtgtgggctgtgtgtgtgtgtgtgtgtgtgtgtgtgtgagaggagatcAGGCTTAAGCACATTGTACTGAAATTGTTGTGGGCTAACGAAGGGATGATCTTGAGTGTGATTAAGTGATTATGCTAATCTCAGGTGGTTTAGACAGAGAACGATGAGCAGAACTGGTACACACTATGCCATTTAGTTGGTTGGTGCCTGTCGCTCCAGCGGGGTGTGGGGTGCTCTCCATCTTCTGGGCCAGGTGGCGGGAGCCGTACAGGGAGTCTGTGGGGGTCCACTGGAAAAGAGCCTCCTCTCCATCAAAGAAGATCAACTGCAGGGTCAGGTTGGGGCTGGAGCTCTACATTGGGGGTAAAGATAAAATATTGCATAGTCATATACAACTGCAGTTTCTATTCCAAGAGATtttctgccctctagtggtttTAAGACGACAGTGACACGAACACAGCTTGATGGTTTCAAAAGTAGTTTTTACATGAACTATTAATTTCattctttagttttgtttccCACAAAATATGCTTCTGTAATGCAAAGTTTGACTATTTTCTATGTGATTTATTAGCTGTGATATTGATTATGTGTCCTCCTCTGTGGCAGCTAATGTATTTGTATTCAGGGTGATTCCTATTCCCACAGTGACCTTTGTGACAGACAGCTGAGTCTGATAAACATGTCTCTTGGCAGATCTCCCTGTCACAGGCCCTGTCACTGTCCACCCAATAGATGAGGCTCTCAACTGTGAAATAGGAAAAGAACAGAGTAGCAAGCTGCATGAATACTAAATGTGCTGCTTCTGCATCATTTGTGCATGCAACAATTAAACTCTGTTGACAGCAAGTTTGTGTCAGTTACTATAAGATATAACCAATCATTATAACTTTTGTATTTGAAATGTTGTTGCCACTGAAGTTGGGTTTGAGCATAGACATTTGCAAGTTTATTGATGTCTAATTTATACATGACTTTGTACGTGAGACTTTATTTAAGCTTAGTTAACGTTTAAGTTTGTTTAGCAAAACCAATGAGCTCTTATTGAATGACTCACTGACAATGCGTACAGGATAAGGCCTGTGAAATAAAGTCACCATTTTCCCACAAACATCTACATTTGACTATTTCTGACTATTTCAATGCCATGTGATTCATCCATACCTGTCGCTGTCCAATACTGGTCAAAAATCTAATGAAACCAAACCAGTCTGATAAACAGCAGCTTATTCCTCTATGCTGTGGAGCCCCATTGTGGTCACAAAACTATtacaaacacatcagtgagccaaaCTGCTGCACTGGCTGACCTGTTCCATCGTTACCATGAACAGGGagactgtatttgttttgaGTCAGTTTCACATAAATTGATCTGCTGATATAAACCGTCACTAATGTACCAAATGTATAttaacagctgaaaatagtccccagtaaatgtgatatttactcctgtttgagtactgtttgctaaaaactacaataCCCAGGTGTTTAAGAAAATTACTCAGCCTTTATATTTGTGACCCATTTTAAAAGACTTACATTAAGTCAAAAAGGACTGACACATCattgattttggtcttttcatgagaCTTGTTGACAAAAGGAGAAATATAGAACAACACCTGTCTTATCTATTAAATTAAACTATGTTTGCAGCACTAATAAAATGTGTTGTAAGTGCTACGTTCTTTCTTCTTACCCCCACAACACTTCACTCAGCTTTAAATGATAATTATTTCCTATGTTTGAGTGAAGAAAACCAACAGTGATGTTCACCCAGTTTTAGGAGCTGCCACTTGTTTTGCCATGTTATTTTAGAGCTTACTGccgtcagtgttgttgttgttgtaagaCTTCACTATGACTCATGGCAACAAATCAAGTTAGTGCtaaccacaaccacagaaactATTACACACCCCCAAAATGGCCTAACTATAATTGAAATGCATGTTTGCACACTGGAGGGATTTAGGCATCTATAGTGCACATGGggtcacagacaaacagagaaaccaTGTTTCATTTACTGCAGTATATTGTGGATTTAAGTCACTTGTTAGCCCACTACCTTCTGAGATTTCAGTTCCTCATCCAGGGCTCGTGCCATCTCCAGCATCATGGCACAGGGAACAGCAGAATCAGTCGCACCTTGGAACTCCCTCCCGTGCCACTGTGGCGGGTAGTACTTGGAGTCATAGTGACAGGCCAGAACCAGGCGGCGCTTGGCGGATGGGTTGAGGGTGGCAATCAGGTTGGTGAAGGACAGGGGGCCGTAGGGTGTTTGTGACATAAACCTATCCTCTGTCACTTCCCAGCCTGCACCGAGAGAGCCGAGAGTTGTTTTGATATGCTGTAAGAaagatgaacaaacacacacaaagaaaagaggctGATTCAGACCTGTTGCTTCCCTATTTCTCAGAATGAAACAGTATTTTGTGACGACTTCTTGATGTGGATGTATTTCCTACTGAAACAATATGTTGCAAGACATAAAATGTGGAGGAATCAGTAACAAGTGTAAACCAGCATGGTATCAGCTCATATCTGCTGATTATCTTTAGTTTTTAGTTGCCactaaaataatgtgttttccaCAAGGTAAAAGAAGTAGGAGTTTGACATTTATCTTGCCAATTATTGCCTTAATGAATTGCCTTAATTAATAGCTTTGCCAATCATGACACACTGCATGTGTTCTGGCCATGATATATTATCCCACAATGATAAACTCACCTCCTGCACAGCTTGGCTGCCTGCAGAGCCTGGGTACCTGGTAACCAGCAGTGGCCTCAGATCCCTCTGCCACATCTGCTCCAGGTCAGTGTGAGACAGGGCGGTGCGAATCTCATCTTGTGTTAGCGTGACGGCCCGGTGCTGGAGCTGAACAGGACCAGAGGAGACAAACAAGATAAACCAAAATGGATGAGGGATGGCACTGGGTTCAACTTATATTCATGGAGGAAATAACTATTGCAATTCCAAAGGATGAAATGTTACTACTGTGATCAGATCACTAAGCTCTGCTGTTAATCACTGAGGCGTAATGTCTATACCTATTTTCAGtcagtgtctgccatggcatAGTTTCAACACCTTCTTAGTAAGAGCAGTAGAAGTCTTCCTGATACATTTAAATGGAGCAACAATGCGGATGACACACAATACAGAACCAGTAATGTTAGTGTGTCACAACAGTCAATTCCTCCTGTTTTATTACTGGAAACCACTAaaagtggagtttttttttcttctatattTAAGATATGCTGTGGCCATGAGGAGAAAATCCATCTTCAACAGGATTATTCACAGTCAGCTACAACAGTATCCACTACATGACAATGCCTAGAAAAGCCATACAGCATATTCGTGTAAAAAAGCAGCAATTTGATCTTGTGGTGAGGTTGTTTTAGATGAGATGCTAACACCTCCTCAGTGTGAGACACAAGAGCCAATTAGAGCTGTGTGAATAGGCATTAATTGACtggcttcaaacacacacaagggcTACTTTAGCAAATCAGGGATCTAGGGGACTAGAGAGGCAGAAAAGTGAGAGGCTCTTGTTAACACGTTATGTCTCCCTTTTGCTCTATGAAAAGGAACATGAGCCTGTTTGTTCAATTTAAGGAACACAACATGGATTTAGATTTCACGTTTCAAGCTGTGTGTCAATTCAgtgtgttaaaaaaacatattgatcCTCTAATCCCATGGCTCTTTTTTCATTTGGTCTCAAAGTTCAACTGCTGAGAAGCACAGTTGTCCTGGTaacaaactgaactgacagGGAGGATGGAGAACGGGAGCATGAGGGAAAGAGCTGAGGGTGAACATCAGAGCCCAGTCAATGTCTCTGTTGTATCTGTTTTGCGCTGCTCCTGCCTCTCTGATAATTGGCACTCTGACTGCTCCAAGGTGTTGGAAGAGAACATGAGCTGGAGTTGTAAAATCTGGGTTTATGATTATTTCTGCAATTAGCAGTTagtttcattatcagttaatctgattactaatttatcatttaattgtttAGTATAATGATAAGTAGTATggttaatgaatgaatgtttaatCCATAAAATTTctgaaaatagtaaaaactaCCTCACAAATTTTCCCAGAACCCACTGGGATGTCTTCAAATTGCCATTTTTAAGTccaaaccccaaaaaaaaaaaaaaaaaacagcaaataatcCCACTTGAGAAgatggaaccagcaaatgtttggcataaattattataaattgactgtgtgatttattatctgattatttattttagcactttttagtgtttgaaatgaatatttttttaagggAAATCACAGCGTACATTTGTTCTTTGTTCTAATTTGGTTTCACTTTAGCGTCTTGGACAACTGGAGAGGGCACATTCCTTAAGTCTGCTCATTACAACTAAAGCATAAAGATTCACTTACAACCTGTTCGCAGTGTGCATTGGACCCTTACTGGCCGACTCATGCATCAGTCCTGTAATTACAGAGTGGCGTACATATAGTGCAAGAGGTACAATTATATGGCCACACAGACTCAATATAGTCTTCCAAAGAGCTGGGGCTCACTGAGCTCAGAGAGGGTTAAAAGGGGTTCCACTTAAGATCTATAAATACCAAGACCTGCAATTGGAGGATCAATGATGATGACTGTGCTGCCATAGCAACCAggcaaagagaagaggagaagaagatcATAGATGAGGAACATGAGTGGCCAGGCATACCCAGGTGCATCTCAGGAGAATTACACAAGTGCTTGGAGACTGTGCAGAGGATTGTGGGAGTATCGTGACTAATTATTATGAATATACCATAAATGTAAAAGCCGAATATGAAAACTCTCCCATACAGAATAATAGTAGCCTGTTGATTGACATTTTTTCTGCAATTCATATATTTCTCCAGTAAAATAATTCAAGAAAATAGgtacaaatgtttttataatgataaaaacaatttattaaGAGTTAATCTATAATTGCAAGCAATCATTTGAGCCTTGTTAAAagtcagtcacatgacagtaaagatacaaaaacactgcatgtggcaagtttttaaaaatggtttcaCTTCTGGACATGGTTCTCTGATTGTCTGAATGTGGGCTACAATTCAGACTACCTGGTTGTGTTCAGACAACAAGCTGTTAACAGACACTCTTAATTGATTTACCTTTTCTTGTGTCCACGGGATTCCGTTGGAGCAGTGGATGAATGTCATCCAGATGGACACAGCGTAAAACAAACGCATTATGTGGCTCCGCTCAGCCGTCGTTGTTGTCGCTCCTCTCCAcattcctgtctctcctctgtgaaAGCTTACAGATCATGTGAAAAGCAGGAGGGAGGACCCGAGGCTCTTTAAACCACAGCGCGTCACtatactgctgtgtgtgtaagtgtgtacgtttgtgtgtgtgtgtgtgtgtgtgtgtgtgtgtgtgtgtgtgtgtgtgtgtgtgtgagattcgTGGAACCACTTGGGTGCTGTGAACAGCAATGACATAGTGACCCCATGTACATTTTTTCAGCAACAAACACTTTTACAGCATACCTGAGGGTCACAAGAGAAAAGACTAGTCCCATCATGTCTACTTACTGGTCAGCATTTTCCAACGGGAGCTTCAtatttt from the Seriola aureovittata isolate HTS-2021-v1 ecotype China chromosome 13, ASM2101889v1, whole genome shotgun sequence genome contains:
- the qpct gene encoding glutaminyl-peptide cyclotransferase translates to MWRGATTTTAERSHIMRLFYAVSIWMTFIHCSNGIPWTQEKLQHRAVTLTQDEIRTALSHTDLEQMWQRDLRPLLVTRYPGSAGSQAVQEHIKTTLGSLGAGWEVTEDRFMSQTPYGPLSFTNLIATLNPSAKRRLVLACHYDSKYYPPQWHGREFQGATDSAVPCAMMLEMARALDEELKSQKSSSPNLTLQLIFFDGEEALFQWTPTDSLYGSRHLAQKMESTPHPAGATGTNQLNGIDLFVLLDLIGAPGPHFGNQFPSTTPWLSRLQNIEKRLHSMNQLVDHPNIVQYFWPDRPVGHIQDDHIPFLNRGVRILHLIPSPFPSVWHTFDDNELNLDRSTIQNLNKILQVFVLEYLNARPAIPSVSSNPSNPQNAP